The following proteins are co-located in the Candidatus Paracaedibacter acanthamoebae genome:
- a CDS encoding DMT family transporter produces MNLQHCRFRAVFWMFMWSALFSLAMAIAKTLDDSVNQVSLIFSRSVVGVTAAMPLFWQAGFKVHFGTSRLSLHLLRIILVSCSMGCTYYAYRHLPIAYAASIGQTGPLFTTLMAILLLRERVSWIKWVALALGYGGVMIMVRPSDGMIDIGTGVALAANLLAGLAIIAAKSLTRTDSSETVLFYATFGVLIVSGILALWFWETPSPSDLWRLSVIGIAGVSSQYCYLNALKRAPASFVTPFEYTRLCMSIPIGYFMFAESPDRWTIMGSLVIIVAVIMLTLSDRDAQEKQKLEERESA; encoded by the coding sequence ATGAATCTTCAGCATTGTCGTTTTCGAGCTGTCTTTTGGATGTTTATGTGGTCTGCCTTATTTTCGTTGGCAATGGCTATAGCCAAAACTTTGGATGATTCTGTTAATCAAGTGAGCTTAATTTTTAGCCGCAGCGTAGTCGGAGTTACAGCGGCTATGCCATTGTTCTGGCAGGCAGGCTTTAAAGTTCATTTTGGCACATCCCGTCTTAGCCTCCATCTTTTAAGGATTATTTTGGTTTCTTGTTCTATGGGGTGTACTTATTATGCCTATCGTCATCTTCCCATAGCCTATGCGGCTTCGATTGGTCAGACAGGCCCTTTATTCACCACACTTATGGCTATTTTATTGCTACGCGAACGCGTTTCATGGATAAAGTGGGTGGCGTTGGCCTTAGGGTATGGGGGAGTCATGATTATGGTTCGCCCATCCGATGGCATGATTGATATAGGAACAGGGGTGGCGTTGGCTGCAAATTTATTGGCAGGTTTAGCGATTATTGCGGCTAAAAGCCTTACGCGAACTGATTCGTCGGAAACAGTTTTGTTCTATGCCACTTTTGGCGTTTTGATAGTCAGTGGTATTTTGGCTTTGTGGTTCTGGGAAACACCATCTCCCTCAGATTTATGGCGACTGAGTGTGATTGGTATTGCGGGCGTTTCTTCTCAATATTGCTATCTTAATGCCTTAAAAAGGGCGCCTGCCAGCTTTGTTACCCCTTTTGAATATACGCGTCTGTGTATGAGCATCCCGATTGGTTATTTTATGTTTGCAGAAAGCCCCGATCGTTGGACTATTATGGGGAGCCTTGTCATTATTGTTGCCGTTATTATGTTGACCTTAAGCGACCGCGATGCTCAAGAAAAACAAAAGTTAGAGGAGAGAGAGTCGGCTTAA
- a CDS encoding tetratricopeptide repeat protein yields the protein MEYTVPNFTDVDDPTSHESNSQKNNLPLKAPNNTVASENIYGNLLYNRGLSHYKLTTKSQQQKYQDLRIARSLFTEAAEQNHSEAAKLLGKMWENGEGGDQDYEKAEKFYLKAKNLGDLKVAYQLEVLYKKTNQVDKRFNLYRELAEAGESSAQVALGNMYMEGVKDDKNEIAPNMKLAIEWYDKAARQGDIKGQYLLGRAYFKIKHYDEAAKYFEKINNNPQARKILGDQLFGEIKNGLGNIYARKRERARDAVKLYKESLALGNRNAQEMLDAVSNKLPKARKDENGQEYPPLL from the coding sequence ATGGAATACACTGTTCCTAATTTTACGGACGTTGATGACCCAACCTCTCACGAAAGTAATAGCCAAAAAAATAACCTTCCTTTAAAAGCCCCTAACAATACAGTGGCTTCGGAAAATATATATGGAAATCTGTTATATAATCGCGGATTGTCTCATTATAAATTAACCACCAAATCTCAGCAGCAAAAATATCAAGATCTACGGATAGCGCGCTCTCTATTTACTGAGGCTGCAGAACAAAATCATTCTGAGGCAGCAAAACTCCTAGGAAAGATGTGGGAAAATGGAGAAGGAGGTGATCAAGATTATGAGAAAGCAGAAAAATTCTACTTAAAGGCTAAAAACTTAGGAGATCTCAAGGTAGCGTACCAATTAGAAGTGCTATATAAAAAAACTAATCAAGTTGATAAAAGATTTAATTTATATCGAGAATTAGCAGAAGCAGGAGAATCTTCTGCTCAAGTGGCCTTAGGGAACATGTATATGGAAGGTGTGAAAGATGATAAGAATGAGATTGCACCTAACATGAAATTAGCAATTGAATGGTATGATAAGGCTGCTAGGCAGGGGGATATAAAGGGACAATATTTGCTGGGGCGTGCTTATTTCAAAATTAAACATTATGATGAAGCTGCTAAGTATTTTGAAAAAATTAATAACAATCCGCAAGCCAGAAAAATATTAGGTGATCAACTCTTTGGTGAAATAAAAAATGGTTTGGGTAACATTTACGCAAGAAAGCGGGAGAGAGCTAGGGATGCAGTAAAGTTGTATAAAGAATCACTTGCTCTTGGCAATAGAAATGCTCAAGAAATGTTAGATGCTGTGTCTAACAAACTTCCGAAAGCAAGAAAAGATGAAAACGGTCAAGAATATCCACCTCTTTTATAA
- a CDS encoding low affinity iron permease family protein translates to MGKERFNQYLSDGFSNFSGHIADLSGRPFTFLIAIAIVVTWAITGPFFNYSDTWQLIINTGTTIITFLMVFLIQNTHYRDSEALQIKIDELIRAHAGAHNVLLDLEELSPAQLKAIKKKYESLAQRARADLSNGKPDTDTDDV, encoded by the coding sequence ATGGGGAAAGAACGTTTTAATCAATATTTATCGGATGGTTTTTCTAATTTCTCTGGCCATATTGCAGATCTATCCGGTCGTCCCTTTACCTTCTTGATTGCTATTGCAATCGTTGTTACCTGGGCCATAACAGGGCCATTTTTTAACTATTCAGATACCTGGCAATTAATCATTAACACGGGTACAACCATCATTACATTTTTGATGGTTTTTTTGATTCAAAACACGCACTATCGCGATAGTGAAGCCTTGCAAATAAAAATAGATGAACTCATTCGTGCCCATGCTGGCGCCCATAATGTCTTATTAGACCTGGAAGAATTATCGCCCGCTCAGCTCAAAGCAATAAAAAAGAAATATGAAAGTCTTGCGCAACGAGCAAGAGCCGACTTAAGTAATGGCAAACCAGACACTGATACGGATGATGTTTAG
- a CDS encoding DUF3857 domain-containing transglutaminase family protein produces MKKKNLGQIKDTLAYYSFDTDPDWVQLLSIKEALTKNRAEFEDYVEWPVGRYAYCSSIFLEEDDHTHYHYQLIQEYRTKKAIDQAGEIEIDFLPHYQKLVIHRINVVRKGDVLNKLQSSHYFVSDTVRSNADQLHAGPGQIRIVFNDLHPGDILDFSYSVLGVRPSMTQEFTASINLTTSYSLMYRRLTVIKLISKQLYWKGEGETYTFSCVNVDSLPGYDAVCFTVEPTYLVHSAEYIPLQDDPESRLFITDQKSWSSVVATIMRDYQVSDHTRDYLRANIMPHILKLTSVDDQIVACLDYVQRRIRYVSFNEPVHFRRPYSVEKTIENGFGDCKDKSFLLVAMLEVLGIEAFSVLVNSTYPDYPSHTLPTGSAFNHVIVFVFYQGKEYWVDPTCEGEEGNLSVRGTVPKGDALILSPLTQNLVRINADQISCIYITESFDFTHAVSGQLTIAVETIFRGSDTCRVRSYVAEVGEKKYKQDLIDFYKQTFPRISWEDFSFSDDTVKNVITVEERYIVENVNEIFAENGDMYWLPHGVSNGIKWPEEGENRQYALSLPYGLKGNHVVKVIYPRAVFKSTEPHLLEIKNDHFDYRCKILEEGNQRTFLYSVSVNAFCVNKEDLGEYLQNAKEIRDCIWVDIPASICDEKWLRKQKPHGIGERFLNIWSGLREATWYFFILGFFLVKLITYLLR; encoded by the coding sequence ATGAAGAAAAAAAATCTCGGTCAAATAAAAGATACTCTTGCATATTATAGTTTTGATACTGATCCTGATTGGGTGCAGTTATTGTCTATTAAAGAGGCTTTGACTAAAAACAGAGCTGAATTTGAGGATTATGTTGAATGGCCAGTGGGTCGCTATGCTTATTGTTCTTCAATTTTTCTTGAGGAAGATGATCATACCCATTATCATTATCAGCTGATTCAAGAGTATCGTACTAAAAAGGCTATTGATCAAGCAGGCGAGATTGAGATAGATTTTTTGCCGCATTATCAGAAATTAGTTATTCATAGAATTAATGTTGTTCGTAAAGGAGACGTTTTAAATAAGCTCCAAAGCTCTCATTATTTTGTCAGTGATACGGTCAGATCGAACGCTGATCAGTTACATGCAGGCCCAGGACAAATAAGAATAGTTTTTAATGACCTTCATCCTGGAGATATCTTAGATTTTTCTTATAGTGTTCTTGGTGTTCGCCCGTCGATGACACAAGAATTTACAGCTTCTATAAATCTAACGACCTCTTACTCTCTAATGTATCGTCGCTTGACTGTTATTAAACTCATTTCAAAACAGTTGTATTGGAAGGGGGAGGGGGAGACCTATACCTTTAGTTGTGTAAACGTTGATAGTTTACCGGGGTATGATGCAGTGTGTTTTACAGTCGAGCCGACGTATTTGGTGCATAGTGCTGAATATATCCCTTTACAAGATGATCCAGAATCAAGATTGTTCATAACCGATCAGAAGTCTTGGTCAAGTGTGGTGGCAACAATTATGAGGGATTACCAAGTATCTGATCATACTCGGGACTATTTACGGGCAAATATCATGCCTCATATTCTTAAACTTACTTCTGTCGATGATCAAATTGTGGCTTGTTTAGATTATGTTCAGCGACGAATAAGATACGTTAGTTTTAACGAACCTGTGCACTTTCGCCGTCCCTATTCAGTCGAAAAAACCATTGAAAATGGTTTTGGTGATTGCAAAGACAAAAGTTTTCTTCTTGTTGCAATGCTAGAGGTCCTTGGTATAGAAGCCTTTTCTGTTCTCGTCAATTCAACTTATCCCGATTATCCAAGTCACACCTTGCCCACAGGCTCAGCTTTTAATCATGTAATTGTCTTTGTTTTTTATCAAGGAAAGGAATATTGGGTAGACCCCACGTGTGAGGGGGAGGAAGGAAACTTATCTGTCAGGGGAACTGTCCCGAAAGGAGATGCATTAATCTTATCGCCTCTCACGCAAAATTTAGTGCGGATTAATGCAGACCAAATTAGCTGTATTTATATAACAGAAAGTTTTGATTTTACTCACGCGGTTTCAGGTCAATTGACGATTGCTGTTGAAACTATTTTCCGAGGAAGCGATACTTGCCGAGTTCGATCCTATGTAGCTGAGGTGGGGGAAAAAAAATATAAACAGGATTTAATTGACTTTTATAAGCAGACGTTTCCTAGGATTTCTTGGGAAGATTTTTCTTTTAGTGATGATACTGTCAAGAATGTTATCACTGTTGAGGAACGGTATATCGTTGAGAATGTTAATGAAATTTTTGCTGAGAATGGCGATATGTATTGGTTACCTCACGGTGTAAGTAATGGTATTAAATGGCCAGAAGAGGGGGAAAATCGTCAGTATGCTCTTTCTTTGCCGTATGGGTTAAAGGGTAACCATGTTGTTAAAGTAATTTATCCTCGTGCTGTTTTTAAATCCACAGAGCCCCATCTGCTCGAAATTAAGAATGATCATTTTGATTATCGGTGTAAAATTCTAGAGGAAGGAAACCAGCGAACATTTTTATACAGTGTATCTGTTAATGCATTTTGTGTTAATAAAGAGGATTTGGGAGAATATTTGCAAAATGCAAAAGAAATCAGGGATTGTATTTGGGTCGATATACCTGCCTCTATTTGTGATGAAAAATGGTTGCGAAAACAAAAGCCTCACGGCATTGGTGAAAGATTTTTAAATATATGGTCTGGACTTCGAGAGGCTACATGGTATTTTTTTATTTTAGGCTTCTTTTTAGTGAAGTTAATTACATATTTGTTAAGGTAA
- a CDS encoding lysozyme inhibitor LprI family protein → MLTLRTTILFLSITLSSSFSNQQTFPSFDCARASTASEKTICSDDDLSQLDKLLAIIYRLALDNTPTAAQTKTTQIQWLKERPSDRENLIHSYEKRIQELLSDKTIFPHVINYLTEGDKNIKEKTDPLKAILATYLIDKQYSYINEKPSFNERAASDLYFLPDSKVLVLYCIFRGPYNTTFKAYIIDPISNAHLIKEVQFPKYDSILKQIKLENTVISPNFSRSTGEIVSYEKGAGYGGFSRNYSYKIENNTAILQMQQATKDNFDSTYQLTGDDKTDWIVEYPTNLKK, encoded by the coding sequence ATGCTCACCCTTCGAACAACCATTTTATTTTTATCAATAACCCTTAGTTCATCCTTCAGCAATCAACAAACCTTCCCGAGCTTTGATTGCGCCCGCGCCAGCACAGCTTCTGAAAAAACCATTTGCTCTGATGATGACTTGTCTCAACTCGATAAACTGTTGGCAATTATTTATAGGCTTGCTTTAGATAACACCCCCACAGCAGCGCAAACAAAAACTACCCAAATTCAATGGTTAAAAGAACGCCCTTCTGATAGAGAGAATCTTATCCACTCTTATGAAAAGCGAATACAAGAACTTTTATCAGACAAGACTATTTTCCCTCATGTCATTAATTATCTGACTGAAGGTGATAAAAATATAAAGGAGAAAACAGATCCATTAAAGGCCATCTTAGCCACTTACTTAATAGATAAACAGTATTCCTACATCAATGAAAAGCCCTCCTTTAACGAGCGAGCTGCCTCAGACCTATACTTTTTACCAGATAGCAAAGTCCTTGTTTTATACTGCATCTTCAGAGGACCCTACAACACAACCTTTAAGGCTTACATTATAGACCCCATTTCCAATGCTCATCTTATAAAAGAAGTTCAGTTCCCTAAATATGATTCAATCCTAAAGCAGATAAAGTTAGAGAATACGGTTATTTCTCCTAATTTTTCACGTAGCACTGGCGAAATAGTAAGTTATGAAAAAGGAGCTGGCTATGGAGGCTTCTCTCGGAACTATAGCTATAAGATAGAAAACAATACAGCCATCTTACAAATGCAACAAGCTACTAAAGATAATTTTGACTCAACTTATCAGCTGACTGGCGATGACAAGACAGACTGGATTGTGGAGTATCCGACTAACCTAAAAAAATGA
- a CDS encoding DUF2971 domain-containing protein: MVSRIVHYTTAENIEKIIESKVFRLSSVEQIVTKSMNRGQLNEEHIYDSYLSNVFIDLGFDIIRLIPFYRASLKPLLNSTFLLSFTGTHKSDFHWREYGANAGGVAVILSAKPFTEFSESQGFFYSRGQVRYDGYYFMRRKVSEYIQCILDGQPTTAAQAKAFLKAVAFSKYQRYHPEKEERIVIKSFDIAEAYLDIPIKPQTDILRVYTKSAELARLLKQRIDYLSNKIFVI; this comes from the coding sequence GTGGTAAGTAGGATTGTGCATTATACAACAGCGGAAAATATTGAGAAAATTATTGAATCTAAAGTTTTCAGATTGTCCAGCGTTGAGCAGATTGTAACAAAAAGTATGAATCGCGGACAATTGAATGAGGAACATATTTATGATTCCTATTTAAGTAACGTTTTTATAGACTTAGGCTTCGATATTATCCGATTAATTCCTTTTTATCGCGCCTCATTAAAACCTCTCTTGAACTCGACTTTTCTATTATCATTTACAGGAACCCATAAATCAGATTTTCATTGGCGTGAATATGGGGCAAATGCTGGGGGTGTAGCTGTTATATTAAGTGCTAAACCCTTCACAGAATTTTCTGAATCCCAGGGTTTTTTTTATAGCAGGGGACAGGTACGATATGACGGTTATTATTTCATGAGACGAAAAGTATCGGAATATATTCAATGCATTTTAGATGGCCAACCGACAACGGCTGCTCAAGCTAAAGCTTTTCTGAAAGCTGTTGCTTTTAGTAAATATCAACGGTATCACCCTGAAAAAGAAGAAAGAATTGTCATAAAATCTTTTGATATTGCGGAAGCTTATTTGGATATTCCTATTAAGCCCCAAACTGATATTCTGCGAGTTTATACAAAAAGTGCTGAGCTCGCTCGTTTATTGAAACAACGGATTGATTACCTTTCTAACAAAATTTTCGTCATCTGA
- a CDS encoding DDE-type integrase/transposase/recombinase yields MNEVRIKIKGEIFWLGPLIDSAVEGIKILLQKRRNTKATPRFLKTLKKLEFPLHVLITDKLSR; encoded by the coding sequence ATGAATGAAGTCAGAATAAAGATAAAAGGTGAAATATTTTGGCTTGGACCGTTGATTGACAGTGCAGTCGAAGGGATTAAAATTCTTCTTCAAAAGAGGCGCAATACCAAAGCAACTCCCCGATTTCTAAAAACTTTAAAAAAGCTTGAGTTTCCTCTACATGTCCTAATCACAGATAAGCTGAGCAGATAG
- a CDS encoding RlmE family RNA methyltransferase yields MTTKTPTRRLKVKLASNKKRTNSQRAWLERQLNDPYVHQAKADGYRSRAAYKLIEIDQKYRILKAGQKVIDLGACPGGWTQVAVERVKSQTNEKAKVIGVDLTEMSEIPGATVFQGDFTEDSTQERLIDLLDGKANVILSDMAAPACGMTDVDHIRIMALIEEAFNFAENVLAPGGAFVAKVLRGGTEADLLKRLKTAFQKVTHFKPPASRKDSAEMYVVGIGFRG; encoded by the coding sequence ATGACGACAAAAACACCTACTCGTCGACTCAAGGTCAAATTGGCCAGCAATAAGAAACGGACAAATTCCCAACGAGCATGGTTGGAACGTCAATTAAATGACCCTTATGTGCACCAGGCAAAAGCTGATGGGTATCGCTCTCGCGCCGCCTATAAACTGATTGAAATTGACCAAAAATACAGGATTCTTAAAGCCGGCCAAAAAGTCATCGATCTTGGGGCTTGCCCAGGCGGTTGGACTCAAGTTGCCGTGGAACGCGTTAAATCGCAAACCAATGAAAAAGCAAAAGTAATTGGGGTGGATTTGACAGAAATGTCAGAAATCCCCGGCGCCACTGTGTTTCAAGGAGATTTCACCGAGGACAGCACTCAAGAACGCTTAATAGATCTCCTCGATGGTAAAGCTAACGTCATCCTAAGTGACATGGCAGCGCCCGCTTGCGGTATGACCGACGTTGATCACATCCGCATTATGGCCCTGATTGAAGAAGCCTTTAATTTTGCTGAGAATGTACTGGCACCCGGCGGCGCCTTTGTTGCAAAAGTTTTACGGGGTGGCACCGAAGCCGACCTCTTAAAGCGCTTAAAAACGGCTTTCCAAAAAGTTACCCACTTTAAACCACCTGCAAGTCGCAAAGACTCCGCTGAAATGTATGTGGTCGGCATTGGGTTTAGAGGATAA
- a CDS encoding DUF2628 domain-containing protein has product MAEQTLTNNNISLDQLRPYYINDSAKISRSTRYYDYVFQQILDGKRSKSNWAAGFMSTLWTIYRRQYELAFVISLIFMVVATLETLLPQYSNGLSLFLGIVLLFVLAFKGNTYYFNAIKKKIETGIKPEHPSNNIDKQGTCLLLVFFITTFTLSLYGVVGVLLDPEIISMAEQLHHIEELSRKYLKINWIAFVVFWGALYIWRIHPEKAKRNS; this is encoded by the coding sequence ATGGCAGAACAAACACTAACAAATAACAATATCTCCCTCGATCAATTAAGGCCGTATTATATTAATGATTCCGCTAAGATTAGTCGTTCTACCCGTTATTATGACTATGTCTTTCAACAGATACTTGACGGCAAGCGATCAAAAAGCAACTGGGCAGCCGGCTTTATGTCTACCCTATGGACCATCTATAGACGGCAATACGAATTAGCCTTCGTTATTTCCTTAATTTTTATGGTTGTAGCCACTTTAGAAACCTTGCTGCCCCAATACTCAAATGGATTAAGTCTATTTTTAGGAATTGTTTTATTATTTGTTCTGGCATTTAAGGGAAATACTTATTACTTTAATGCTATAAAGAAAAAGATTGAGACCGGCATAAAGCCTGAACACCCGAGCAACAATATCGATAAACAGGGGACATGCCTCCTGCTTGTTTTTTTTATAACAACATTTACTCTATCTTTATATGGCGTGGTAGGGGTATTGTTGGATCCTGAGATCATTAGTATGGCAGAGCAACTTCATCACATCGAAGAATTATCTCGCAAATATCTCAAAATCAATTGGATTGCATTTGTTGTATTCTGGGGTGCTTTATATATCTGGAGAATCCATCCAGAAAAGGCAAAGAGAAATAGCTGA
- a CDS encoding Ppx/GppA phosphatase family protein translates to MLRSRYRGHMNSPPSKDCPTIAAIDLGTNSCRLLIAKVEGQAFQVIDSFSRVVRLGESVHTTNRLTEAAIQRTIEALRICQEKIENNKVCHLRAVTTEACRRAENSDDLVKRALNELGLSIDIISAEEEARLALSGCAGVLNSRIPFALAFDIGGGSTEVMWLRINEPRRLHRRRFPVIEVIDCISLPYGVVTLCDRYNNQSYDLDIYNEIRHEVAKLLTEFSQRNNIPATMARQKVQMIGTSGTVTTLAAISLNLERYDRRMIDGVSLEISDIHRMCAEIFALNQEQRAHHPCIGAGRTDLVVMGTGILEGICDTWPVPSLRVADRGVREGILMELVKEMYPSKSVHPRFVKK, encoded by the coding sequence ATGCTAAGGTCACGCTATCGCGGTCATATGAATTCACCCCCTTCAAAGGATTGCCCGACTATTGCCGCAATTGATCTTGGCACTAACTCTTGTCGCCTATTAATTGCCAAAGTTGAAGGCCAAGCTTTCCAAGTCATTGACTCATTTTCGCGCGTCGTCCGGTTAGGCGAAAGCGTCCATACAACCAATCGACTAACAGAAGCTGCCATTCAACGCACAATTGAGGCTTTGCGCATTTGCCAAGAAAAAATTGAAAATAATAAAGTATGTCATCTGCGCGCTGTAACAACTGAAGCCTGCCGTCGGGCTGAGAACAGTGATGACTTGGTGAAGCGTGCTTTAAATGAATTAGGCCTATCTATCGATATTATCTCAGCGGAAGAAGAAGCCCGGCTTGCTTTATCCGGATGTGCTGGGGTTCTTAACAGCCGCATCCCCTTTGCTCTTGCGTTTGATATTGGCGGGGGCAGCACCGAAGTCATGTGGTTGCGCATCAACGAGCCCCGCCGTTTACACCGTCGACGCTTTCCAGTGATTGAGGTTATTGATTGTATATCCCTTCCTTATGGTGTGGTGACTTTATGTGATCGTTATAATAATCAATCTTATGATTTGGATATCTATAATGAGATCCGCCATGAAGTTGCAAAATTACTGACCGAGTTTTCACAAAGAAATAATATTCCTGCAACCATGGCGCGCCAAAAAGTTCAAATGATTGGGACCTCAGGCACCGTTACAACCTTAGCGGCAATTAGTTTAAATCTTGAACGCTATGATCGTCGCATGATTGATGGTGTCTCTTTAGAAATTTCTGACATCCACCGGATGTGCGCCGAAATCTTTGCCTTGAACCAAGAGCAACGGGCACATCACCCCTGCATTGGTGCCGGTCGAACCGATTTAGTTGTCATGGGGACTGGAATTCTTGAAGGTATTTGCGATACCTGGCCCGTTCCCAGCCTACGGGTGGCAGATCGAGGAGTGCGCGAAGGAATCTTGATGGAGTTGGTGAAAGAAATGTACCCTTCTAAATCCGTTCATCCTCGCTTTGTAAAAAAATAA
- a CDS encoding F-box protein, whose protein sequence is MKFKHLFASFLLTMVTHQAFSSESLEEEDKASVIQQTTLESEGSIGVLPDEMMIKIFSLLELKNIPSVTETNQRWQRLMNDNQLWKSYAKRAHLIMDDGDNTQDRDYKELIKYHCTYSFEGLNTLNINNETESWIHEINFDGSEVLGEAEEGYNPRKRYKFKWTPEKGMEFLRTLNDVNKNALSLYVMGGTMYFNDTVSDNDIRDFSLQLARLKEELSRPLISSDIIESQTEMVNFDALNWLSGISPEPKYLTEACEWISGHGMKALQQLLTDKGLLPPGWELVNVSKITASRTVLIGEANFDVVGEDGMMEILERAWHAVIPRKNLF, encoded by the coding sequence ATGAAATTTAAGCATCTTTTTGCTTCTTTCTTATTAACAATGGTTACGCATCAGGCTTTTTCCTCTGAATCCTTAGAAGAGGAAGATAAAGCATCTGTAATCCAGCAAACAACATTAGAATCAGAGGGCTCTATTGGAGTATTGCCAGATGAAATGATGATCAAAATATTCTCCCTCCTCGAATTAAAGAATATTCCCTCTGTCACCGAAACAAATCAAAGATGGCAAAGGCTAATGAACGATAACCAGCTTTGGAAAAGTTATGCAAAAAGAGCCCACCTTATTATGGATGATGGAGATAACACTCAGGATAGAGATTATAAGGAACTCATTAAATATCATTGCACCTATTCTTTTGAGGGCCTAAACACCTTAAATATAAATAACGAAACAGAAAGTTGGATTCACGAGATAAACTTTGATGGTTCAGAAGTTTTAGGCGAAGCAGAGGAGGGATATAACCCTCGGAAGAGGTATAAATTTAAATGGACGCCAGAGAAAGGTATGGAATTCTTAAGGACCTTAAACGATGTAAACAAAAATGCCCTTTCTCTATATGTGATGGGCGGCACAATGTATTTTAACGATACTGTGTCAGATAATGATATACGGGACTTCTCACTACAATTGGCACGGCTCAAGGAAGAACTCTCTCGACCTCTAATCTCATCTGATATAATAGAGAGTCAGACTGAGATGGTAAATTTTGATGCCTTAAATTGGCTTTCGGGTATTTCTCCAGAGCCAAAATATTTAACAGAAGCCTGTGAATGGATCTCGGGGCATGGTATGAAAGCTTTACAACAATTGCTCACTGATAAGGGTCTTTTACCTCCTGGTTGGGAATTAGTGAACGTAAGCAAAATAACAGCAAGCAGAACTGTGCTTATTGGAGAAGCAAATTTTGATGTTGTGGGAGAAGACGGAATGATGGAAATACTGGAGCGCGCATGGCATGCTGTTATTCCCAGAAAAAATCTATTTTAA